A segment of the Entelurus aequoreus isolate RoL-2023_Sb linkage group LG23, RoL_Eaeq_v1.1, whole genome shotgun sequence genome:
cagaggggagggagtgggggctacggtggcaggctgcagctcttcaggcgctgcccagcggTCCATCACctctaagggattcgcgtcaaggatAGGGGGTggggtatatgtgtgtgtgtgtggggtatattttttgtggatgtgtccgccctcgatgagtgggTTTTAAAGGCTGTGTTCTGATGTCCAAGGTGCGTTCAGTACCCGATGCCACGCAGACTGAAAGTACATCCGAAGGCTACGCCCTCCCCGCCGATGACACGACCATGGCACTGAGCCTGCCCTGCCCACTTCTCAGCGCCCAACCGCCGACCACCTATTCGGGCAACACAGACTGTCTGGAAATCAGCGACTTTGCACTAGGAGAGACAAGCACCGAACCCGAGGAAAACCCCCCGGAGGAAGAGGATGTGCGGGTGCACGTGATGCACGTGACCCAGCAGCCGTCGCTCCTCGACCTCGGCGGCCAGAGCGTCGGCAACGGCGCAGAACCCGATGAAAACCCCCCTGAGGAAGAGGAGGCGCGGGTGCACGTGATGCACGTGACCCAGCAGCCGTCGCTCCTCGACCTCGACGGCCAGAGCGTCGGCAACGGCGCCCAGCCGCCGACCACCTACTCGGGCAACACGGACCGTCTGGAAATCAGCGACTTTGCACAAGGAGAGACGAGCGCCGAACCCGAGGAAAACcccaaggaggaagaggaggtgcGGGTACACGTGACCCAGCAGCCGTCGCTCCTCGACCTCGACGGCCAGAGCGTGGGCAACGGCGCCGAACCCGAGGAAAACCCCCCTGAGGAAGAGGAGGCGCGGGTGCACGTGATGCTCGTGACCCAGCAGCCGTCGCCCCTCGACTTCGGCGGCCAGAGCGTCGGCAACGGCGCCCAGCCGGCGACCACCTACTCGGGCAACACGGACCGTCTGGAAATCAGCGACTTTGCACAAGGAGAGACGAGCGCCGAAACTGAGGAAAACCCCCCGGAGGAAGAGGAGGCGCGGGTGCACGTGATGCACGTGACCCAGCAGCCGTCGCTCCTCCACCTCGGCGGCCAGAGCGTCGGCAACGGCGACGCCTCCAAGGACGGCGCCGCCGAGGAGCCGGCGAACCCCTCCTCCGGCAGGCTGACCGCCAACAGCAAGTACATCCTGACGGCTCTGGGCGTGGGCGCACTGCTGATGGCGTGGAAGTGGAAGCATTAAGGTCAGGGGGCGGTGAAGGAAGCATGCCTTATTGTCGTGGCTCGTCTCTGCAGGTGTGTCTTTCAGCAGCTCACCTGTCCGCTTTCAGGTGAGTTGCTGCGTGCGTGGTGGAAATGTTTCTGTCTAGAAATTTGAATGAGAAAGTCATTTACGTTCCGTCCTTTACAGCACCTGTGAGGAAAGCATGTAGGTGCACAGGTGACTGTGATTGGACAAATGTCGGGTGGAGAGACTGGCGGTGACAACATTTTTTGACCACTTCTTACGCAACACTTGAGCTTAGCTTTTGTTTATAGCTTTAAAACTGTTTTTGTTAACCTTggaaagaaaacatttgtattttgcaAATAAAGCCATTTTTGGAAAGACTAAAGTTGTAGTTTGAAGTACTGtatattcatgttgtcattatggtggtacttcatgaatacttaggtctactacactactgtatattcatgttgtcattatggtggtacttcatgaatacttaggtctactacactactgtatattcatgttgtcattatggtggtacttcatgaatacttaggtctactacactactgtatattaatgttgtcattatggtggtacttcatgaatacttaggtctactacactactgtatattcatg
Coding sequences within it:
- the LOC133640931 gene encoding mitochondrial antiviral-signaling protein-like isoform X2, producing the protein MSFASDKLYNGYLRTNMPTIVSTVKVREMVVHLPCLTAHDRETIEAKRETCGNGDAMVLLLDCLKRRESWPEHFIKALEMCEHTRIAAEVRAEYDTLRGAHTPDDAHLPVPETDAGLGQAAAPPSPPRPAPNATPPPVTEAQPEASTPAAAPESPPSPDRACLQESAEPETPDPARPVPEETSPSDFLVVLHPDQVSPGEVSAGGAVPTEQSDVTPERPPVQTTDPPVEEVVTLEPEEHSQVRSVPDATQTESTSEGYALPADDTTMALSLPCPLLSAQPPTTYSGNTDCLEISDFALGETSTEPEENPPEEEDVRVHVMHVTQQPSLLDLGGQSVGNGAEPDENPPEEEEARVHVMHVTQQPSLLDLDGQSVGNGAQPPTTYSGNTDRLEISDFAQGETSAEPEENPKEEEEVRVHVTQQPSLLDLDGQSVGNGAEPEENPPEEEEARVHVMLVTQQPSPLDFGGQSVGNGAQPATTYSGNTDRLEISDFAQGETSAETEENPPEEEEARVHVMHVTQQPSLLHLGGQSVGNGDASKDGAAEEPANPSSGRLTANSKYILTALGVGALLMAWKWKH
- the LOC133640931 gene encoding mitochondrial antiviral-signaling protein-like isoform X1, whose protein sequence is MSFASDKLYNGYLRTNMPTIVSTVKVREMVVHLPCLTAHDRETIEAKRETCGNGDAMVLLLDCLKRRESWPEHFIKALEMCEHTRIAAEVRAEYDTLRGAHNSNPSSPSNVHPAPDDAHLPVPETDAGLGQAAAPPSPPRPAPNATPPPVTEAQPEASTPAAAPESPPSPDRACLQESAEPETPDPARPVPEETSPSDFLVVLHPDQVSPGEVSAGGAVPTEQSDVTPERPPVQTTDPPVEEVVTLEPEEHSQVRSVPDATQTESTSEGYALPADDTTMALSLPCPLLSAQPPTTYSGNTDCLEISDFALGETSTEPEENPPEEEDVRVHVMHVTQQPSLLDLGGQSVGNGAEPDENPPEEEEARVHVMHVTQQPSLLDLDGQSVGNGAQPPTTYSGNTDRLEISDFAQGETSAEPEENPKEEEEVRVHVTQQPSLLDLDGQSVGNGAEPEENPPEEEEARVHVMLVTQQPSPLDFGGQSVGNGAQPATTYSGNTDRLEISDFAQGETSAETEENPPEEEEARVHVMHVTQQPSLLHLGGQSVGNGDASKDGAAEEPANPSSGRLTANSKYILTALGVGALLMAWKWKH